The Candidatus Eremiobacteraceae bacterium genome segment GCGAGCCGCACTGCCCGAACTGCGGCCGGAAGATCACGCCGCAAACGGCGGAGCAGATCGTGGAGCAGATCCTCGCCCTGTCGGAAGGGACGCGCATCCAAATCCTCGCGCCGATGGTGCGCGGCCGCAAAGGCGAGTATCAGAAGCTGTTCGAGCAGGCGATCAAAGATGGCTACGCGCGCGTGCGCGTCGACGGCGTCATCCGCGAGCTGCGCGAGAAGATCGACCTCGATAAGAAGCGCAAGCACACGGTCGAAGTCGTCGTCGATCGCCTCGTCATCAAGCCGGACCTGCGCAAGCGCCTCACCGATTCGGTTGAAACGGCGCTGCGTCTCACGCAAGGCACGGTCACGGTTCTCATCGACCGCGGCTCCGCCAAGACCGGCTCAAAGAATGTAGTAGGCCGAGCGAAGCTCGGCGACGAGGAGCTGAACTTCTCGGAGAAGTTCGCCTGTCTGCACTGCGGCCTGTCGTTCGACGAGCTTGCGCCGCGCATGTTCTCGTTCAACTCGCCGTACGGTGCGTGCCCTGAGTGCACCGGGCTGGGCGTCAAGATCGAGATCGACCCGCGCCTCGTCATACCCGACCGCAACAAGTCGTTCAACGAAGGCGCGGTCGTGCCGTGGACCAAGGGCCTGTCGTGGGGCATGAACTCGTTCTACATGCAGCAGATCGAGGCGCTCCTCAAGGAAGACGGTTTCGATCTCGACACGCCGATCAAGAAGATCCCGAAAGATCTTCTCGATCTCGTGCTCTACGGGTTCGACGAAGACGACGAGAAGCGGTCGTTCACGTACCGGACGAAGTCGGGTAAGAAGTGGCACTACGAGGCGAACTATCGCGGCATCATCCCGGGATTGCAAAAGCGATTCGACGAGACGTCGTCCGAGTGGGTGAAGGAAGAGCTCGAAAAGCTCATGACCTCGGTGCGATGCCCCGCGTGTAAAGGCGCTCGGCTCAAACCCGAATCGCTCGCGGTCACGGTCGGCGGTCTGTCGATCGCGAAACTCACCGGACTGCCGGTCGACCGCGCCCTCGAATTCGTCAACGCGATGACGCTGAGCGCGCGCGAGGAACAGATCGCTCGCCAGATCGTCAAGGAATTGAAGGCGCGGCTCGGCTTCCTCGTCAACGTCGGGCTCGAGTATCTGACGCTCGACCGCAGCGCGACGACGCTTTCGGGCGGCGAGGCGCAGCGCATCAGGCTCGCGACGCAGATCGGCTCGTCGCTCGTCGGCGTGCTGTACGTGCTCGACGAACCGTCGATCGGTCTGCACCAGCGTGACAACGCGCGGCTGCTCGCGACCCTCAAGACGTTGCGCGACCTCGGCAACACGCTCATCGTCGTCGAGCATGACGAAGACACGATGCGCGAGGCCGACTTCATCGTCGACATCGGACCGCGCGCAGGCAAGGACGGCGGCAGGGTCATCGCGGCCGGCTCGATCGCCGACATCATCGCGAATCCGGAATCGCTCACCGGCAGGTTCCTCAAGGGTGACGACATCATCCCGATCCCGAAGCGCCGCCGGACGCCGAAGGGCTCTATCACGGTGAAGAACGCGCGAGCGAACAATCTCCGCGGGATCGACGTGACGTTTCCGCTCGGCGTCCTCTGTTCGGTGACGGGCGTCTCCGGCTCGGGCAAGTCGACGCTCGTCGAGATGGTGCTCCATCGCGCGCTCGCGCATCATCTCCACGGCCAGCCGGCGGACGACACGTACGGGCGCGTCGTCGGGCTCGATCAGCTCGACAAAGCGATCGTGATCGACCAATCGCCGATCGGCCGGACGCCGCGCAGCAACCCGGCGACCTACACGGGCGCGTTCGATCCGATCCGCGAGCTGTTCTCCATGACGCCCGACGCGCGCGTGCGCGGCTATCAGCCGGGCCGGTTCTCGTTCAACGTCAAAGGCGGACGATGCGAGTCGTGCTCGGGCGACGGCATTATCAAGATCGAGATGCACTTCTTGCCGGACGTCTACGTCCCGTGCGAGTCGTGCAAAGGCAAGCGCTACAACCAGCAGACGCTCGAGGTGAAGTACAAGGGCAAGTCGATCGCCGACGTGCTCGAGATGCGCGTCGACGAAGCGGCGGAGTTCTTCGCCAACGTGGCTCGGGTCCACAACAAGCTGCAGACGATCTGCGACGTCGGTCTCGGCTACATCCAGATGGGGCAACCCGCGACGACCCTTTCGGGCGGCGAAGCGCAACGCGTCAAGCTCGCGACGGAACTGTCGAGACGGAGCACCGGGCGCACGTTCTACATCCTCGACGAACCGACGACGGGTCTTCACTTCGCCGATATCGCGCAGCTGCTCGGCGTGCTCGAGCGTTTGGTCGACGCCGGCAACACGGTGCTCGTCATCGAGCACAACCTCGACGTCATCAAGACGTCCGACTTCGTCATCGACCTCGGTCCCGAGGGCGGCGACAAGGGCGGCACGATCGTCGCGACCGGCACGCCTGAAGAGGTCGCCGAGGTTCCGGAATCATACACCGGGCGTTACCTCCGCCGCGTCCTCGCCGACCCGCGCGCGCACATCGCGATCTCGAGCGAGCACAGCGCCGTCGCCGACTTCGAACGCGTCAACCTCGAACTGCTTCGCACGCTCGAGAGCACGAAGTCGCGGTAGTGACGCAGTGCATCGGCTAGGCCGGGTTCATATGGACCGCGATTCGGTACAAACCGGCGCTGAAGTAAATCCGCCGCGTCTTCCGCCGATGAGAAAGTACGAGGACTTATAATGGCTGACGCTGCGACTCATCCGCAGAGCAGAGACGACCTGCCCGCTGCGCTCTCCTACCCGGTGTCGATCAACATCCGCAACTCCGATCTCGGCATCGACGAAAGCGGACATGCGTCACGTTTGAGCGAGACCGCGATGCTCGCGACGATCCGCTCGACGGTCAATCCGGGCACCGTGTTCTTCACCGCCATCGACATGAAGGCGCTCAACGCGACCGCGCGGGGGCTCATCCGCGTCGTTTCGCAGCGTCCGCTCGAGGACGGCATCGGCGTCGAGACGCTTTTCGATTTCATCGAGCTGAGCGACGACGCCAAGCAGAAGATCCAGCGTCTCCTCACCGGCGGGCCCGCGGCAGCGACAATCGCTCCGCCGAGCGGCCGTAATTTCGCCACCGATCAGCTCGCGGTTCAACCGGTCTACCAGCGCGGCGATCTCGGACGCATGGACGTCGGGGTGTCGACGACCGAGCGCACGTACTTCGAGCCCGCTCCGCTGCGGCAGCAAGCGCACGCGACGCGCAGCACGAAATTTTGGAACTCGCTCGGCGTCACCGCGTATGTCGCCGCGTTCCTCGTCGTCGTCGCGTTCTTCCCCGCCGGCCGCAAACTCGAGCTGACGGTGTGGAACACGATCGCCTGGAGCCTTTCGCGCACGTGGTACTGGGCGAACCACGTCGGCGACGTCAAGCTCTACAACAACAGCTAGGTTTCCGGGCCTCATTCGGGAAACATACCGCTGCTATGAGCAATGGTGCTGATTCCCGTTCCTCGCATCCCGGTGCCGAACGCCGGGCGCACGATCGCGTCGCGCGGTCGATGCCCGTCCATCTGCACAAGGGCCAAGAAGATAAGCGCTTCGATGCGAAGATCGTCAACATCAGCGCCGGCGGGATGCTCATCGAGACGGAGATGCCGCTCTCGCAAAACGATTTGCTCACGATCGATCTCGATCTGGCGGGCGAGAAGGAGCCGATCTACGTCTACGGCACCGTCATCCGAAACGACGCACGCGGCACGGGTGTGTCGTTCGTCCGCGTCAGCGAGATCACGTCCGACCTCATCAACTATCTGATCCGCAAAACCCCGACCGCCTAACACCACGATTGAGGATGTAGCGGTCGAGCTTTAGCTCGACCGGCCGAGCGAAGCTCGGCTTTGCGCCCGCAAAGGTCGCCCTACCCTACCATAGAACCCGACTCGCGATGACCGCCCAGTCCGTTGACGCGAAGCGCGCGGCTCAGTTGCGCGACCTCCTCAACCGCTATTCGCACGAGTACTACATCCTCGACGCGCCCTCGGTCGATGACGCGGAATACGACCGCTTGCTCCGGGAGCTGCAGGCGCTTGAGGCCAACCATCCCGAGCTGCAGACGCCGGATAGTCCGACGACGCGCGTCGGCACGGCGCCGTCATCCGCCTTCACACCGTACAAGCACAACATACCGATGCTCTCGCTCGGTAATGCGTTTGGCGCAGACGAGTTGCGAGCGTGGAACGAACGCGTTCTCAAGGCCTCGAAGGGCGATCGCGTCGCATACGTCGCCGAGCTCAAGATCGACGGACTCGCCATCTCGCTGCGCTATGAAAACGGTGCGTTCGTGTCCGGCGCGACACGCGGCGACGGGTCCGTCGGCGAGAACGTCTCGTCCAACCTGCGCACGATCCGCTCCATCCCGCTTCGGCTCGCGGGCAAAGCGCCGCGCGTGCTCGAGGTGCGGGGCGAGGTCTACATGCGCCGCACCGACTTCGATGCGATGAACGAGAAGCGAGCTGCCGCCGGCGAGCCGCCCTTCGTCAATCCGCGTAACGCGGCCGCCGGCGCTGTGCGGCAGCTCGATCCGCGCATAACCGCTACCCGGCCGCTGAGGTTTTACGCATACGCGCTCGGCGATGCCGAGCCGCCGCTGCGCGCGAAGACCCAGGCCGAGTTGCTCGACGAGCTGCATGATTTCGGCCTGCCGGTCAACACGCGCCGCAAACGTTTCGTCGACTTCGACGAGCTCGTCGCCTATTGCGAGAAGTGGGAGCACGAGCGCGCGACGCTCGATTTCGGCATCGACGGGATCGTCGTCAAGATCGACTCGCTCGAACAGCAGCGAAAGCTCGGTTTTGTCGGCAAGGATCCACGCTGGGCTATCGCGTTCAAGTATCCGCCCGAAGAGGCGCGGACGAAGCTGCTCTCGATCGAGGTGAACGTCGGCCGCACCGGCAGCGTCAATCCGTACGCCGTGCTCGAGCCGGTCCACGTCGGCGGCGTCACCGTGACCACGGCGACGCTCCACAACGAGGACTACATCCACCAAAAGGATATCCGCCCGGGCGACATCGTCATCGTGCGACGCGCGGGCGAGGTCATCCCCGAGATCGTCGGACCCGTCGTCAGCGAGCGAGAAGGCAAACGCCTGCGCGAGTGGCACATGCCCGAGCGCTGCCCCGTGTGCGGCTCCGCGATCCACCGTGCAGAAGGCGAAGCGATGGCGTACTGCACGAACGCGGCGTGCCCCGCACAGATAAAGGAAGGATTGCGACACTTCGCGTCGCGCGGTGCGATGGATATCGAGGGCTTAGGCGACAAGCTCTGCGAGGCGGTCGTCGACGCGGGTTACGTCCGCGACGTCGCCGACGTGTATGCCCTCGATGAGGCGCGCCTCTTGAAGCTGCCTCGGATGGGCGAGAAGATGGCCTCGAATCTGCTCGCCAATATCGAGCAGAGCAAGAAGCGGCCGTTCTGGCGATTGCTCTATGCGATCGGCATCCGCTTCGTCGGCGCGCAGACGGCGCAGCTATTGGCCGACGAATTCGGCGACGTCGATTCGCTCGAAAAAGTCGACGCGGTAAGGCTGCAGACCGTCGAGCAGATCGGCCCCGTTCTCGCCGACAGCATCGCGACGTACTTCCAGCAGCCGCAGAACCGTAAGGTCATCGAGAAGCTGAGAAAAGCGGGCGTGACGATGCGCGGCGAGCCGGCATCGCGGCGTTCGAAGACCGGCGGCAAGGTCGCGGGCAAGACGTTCGTCCTCACCGGAACGCTGGCCAACCTCACGCGCGAAGATGCGAGCGCGATGATCGTCGCGGCCGGCGGCAAAGTGTCGGGCTCGGTGAGCAAGAAGACCGACTACGTCGTCGCCGGCGAATCGGCCGGGAGCAAGCTGTCGAAGGCGGAATCGCTCGGCGTGAAGATCATCGACGAAGACAAGTTACGCGCGCTGTTGTCCTGAGTTAAATGTGGTATGCCGAGCGAAGCTCGGCTCTTGAGTGAAAGGCTCGCCTTGCCGCTTCCAAAGCTCATCGCGATCGATCTCGACGGGACCGTGCTCAACTCGATGGGCAAGATCTCGCAGCGGACGAAAGCGGCCATCAATGAGGTCCGCGACCGCGGTATTCGAGTCGTCATCGTCACGTATCGGGCCTATCGGTCGGCGAAGCCGCACGCGGCCGAGCTCGGCTTGCATGTGCCGCTCATCTGCGTCAACGGCGCGCTCGTGAAAGACGCGAGCGACGATTCGGTGCTAGAGGAATTCTCGCTGGATCGCGACGCCGCTAGGGAGGCTGTCGACTACGGGCTCGCGCACGGCTACGACACCTGCTTATACATAGGCGAGCACTACGTCGCAACAGCCGACATCGTCAGCAAGTACGGCGGCGGCTGGGAGAAGCATCAGTGGCTCACGACGCCGGATCTGCGCAAGGCGCTCGAGCATCCGACGCTCATGGTGCGCTACTTCGGCGACAACCGCTTCGAGCAAGCGCGGCTCGACCTACGCCATCTCGATCTCGAAGAAGTCGACGATATGATCGACGACGTCTTCGAGCTGACGTTCATGCACAAAGGCATGTCGAAGCATTTCGCGCTCGAGCGCTTCGCCGCCGACCTCGGCATCGCGCGCGAAGACGTCATGGCGATCGGCGACGGTGCACTCGACGCAGGCATGGTCGGCTGGGCCGGCTGGGGCGTCGCGATGGCGAATGGTGCGCAAGTGACGCGCGACGTCGCGAACGAGGTGACGCTTTCGAACGACGACGACGGCGTCGCGGTCGTCCTCGAACGCCTGCTCAAAAGCGCATACGAAGATTTGTAGCGGTCGAGCTTTAGCTCGACCGCAGACGACCTTGAAGTTGAAAGACCGCGGCGGTCGACCGTAAAGGTCGACCGCTCCCAAGACATCAGGGCTACACGACGCGGGTCAGGTAGCCGTCGTCTTCCTCTTCCTGCTCGTCGTGCCAGTGGAGCGCGTCTTGGAGCGCGGCAGAGATGTCGCCCGCGGCGATCGAGTGCTTCTTCTGATCGTGCAGATACGCTGCGGTGATGCCGTGCCAGTACGCTGCGATCGCGGCGGCTTGTCGCGACGAACAGCCGGCGCCGAGCATCGCGCCGATCATGCCGGAGAGGACGTCGCCGGATCCGGCGGTCGCGAGCAGCTCGTTGCCGGTGAGGTTGACGTACGTCGCCTCTTTCGTCGCGACGATCGATCGCGGACCCTTGAGGAGCAGCGTCGCGTCGAGCGCTGACGCGAAGTCGTCGGCCGCCTTGATGCGATTCGATATCGCGGTATCCGCCTTTTCGCCGAGCAGTCGCGCGAACTCACCGTCGTGCGGCGTCAGCACCGCCTTCTTGCCGGACACGACGTCGGTATGACCCGCAAGCGCGAAGAGCGCATCGGCATCGACGACGAGTGGGCGCGCCGTCTCCCTGACGAAGCCGCGGACGATCGCCTGCGTCTTCTCTTCGCGACCGAGCCCAGGTCCGATGACGACCGCGCCCGAGTGGCGCGTCAGCTCGAGCAAGAAATCGACGATAGTCGAGGCATCGCCGTCGGGCCAAGGCGTGACGACCTGTTCGACGAGATGATGGCTGATCGCCGATGACGCGTCGTGCGGGCACGCGACGGTGACGTATCCGGCACCCGTTCGCTGTGCGGCGACGGCGCAGAGCACGGGAGCGCCGACGTATTGCCGGCTGCCGCCGATGATGACGATGTCGCCCGCGGTCCGTTTGTTCGCCTGAGGGCTGCGGTGCGGCAACCAGTAGAAGAACTGCTGTTTCGTCATCACATGATAGCGCGCGCCGACCTCCGCGAGGATCGAGGGCGGGATGCCGATGTGCGCGACCCAGAGCTCGCCGACGTATGACGCGGCCGGATACAAGAGCATGCCGACTTTCGGTGCAGCCATCGTGACCGTCGCCGTCGCGGTGACCGCCGGCCCCGCGACCATGCCGGTGCTCGGATCGATGCCGGTCGGTACGTCGACGGCGATGACGTCGCGATCCGCGATATTGATCTCGTTGACCCAGGTGCGGTACTGATCCCGGAGCGGGCCTGAAGACCCGGTGCCGAGCAATCCGTCGATGATGAGCGCGGCGGCGCGCAGCCCGGAGCGGAAGAATTCCGGCGACTGCTCGCGCAGGAACGAGATCGACGCGCCGAGACCTTCCATGATGTCGAGCTGCGCGCGGCATAGCTCGTCGCAGTCTTCGGCCTTGGCCGCCATGTAGATATCGGGCTCGAATCCGACCTGCATGAGGTAGCGCGCGGCGACGAGCGCATCGGCGCCGTTGTTTCCCGGGCCGGCGACGATCGCCACGCGGATCGGGTCGCCGTCGAGATCGTCGAGGAAATCGCGGGCGAGATCGGCGACTGCCCGACCGGCCGACTCCATGAGCAACAACGGCGGGATGCCGACATCCTCGACGGTGCGGAGATCGGCTTGGCGCATTTCCGAAGCCGTAAGCGCGTTCATCGAGCGGCCGCCTCGCCTGCGCCCGTCAGCGGCGACGACATGACGCCGCCGGCCGGGTCGTCGGCTTCTAAGATGACGATCGCGATGGCGTCGCTCCGGCTATGCGTGATCGTGAGGTGCATCCGGCGCACGCCTCTCGCGCTCATCAGCTGTTCCGCTCTGCCGGTCAACTCGATGAAAGGTCGGCCGCTGCGCTGATGGCGCACGCCGACGTGTCGCCACGGGATCGCATGGCCGAACGCTTTTCGCGTCGCCTCTTTCGCGGCATACGCGCCGGCGAGGCGCTCCGCAGGATAGCGATAGCGCTTCGCGTGTGCGACCTCAGCTTCGGTGAACACCTTGTGCGCGAAACGTTCGAGCTTGAGGTCGTCGAATTCGTAGCGATGCACTTCCGCGATGTCGACGCCGATCCCGATGATCATACGTTAATGCTCCCGGATGCGCGCTCGCTCTCACCGGAGGACTGGAGCGGAGCGCGTGGAGAATCGGAACCTCACGGTGGAAAAAATAAGTCTCGTCCCCATGAACGGCGTCGGCACCGATTTCTGCGAACGGCTCGCCCCATGCCTGGAGGAGAGATTTTTCCACAAGTTCGCAGTCGAAAAGCCGCTCACCCTCTCCCTTACCCAGGCGAACGCGACGCGCGGTCAGTTCTTCCTCAACACCGTCTTCAATCGCATGCTCGCCGCTTTCCCGCGGCAAGACGGTCTGCTGCTAGGCGTCATGGCCGGCGACCTCTACAAAGCGGCGCACAATTATATCTTCGGCGATGCGAGCGAATCGGATCGGGTCGCGGTCGTATCGACTTTCCGGCTTCGCCCCGAGCACAACAACGAGCCGCCGGATGACGGCTCGCTCTTCAACCGCACGCTCAAGGAATGCGTGCACGCGCTCGGCCACGCATTCGGCCTCAAGCACTGCTACAACACGCGCTGCGCCATGTATTTCAGCCATTCGGTCCACGACACGGACGGCAAGCTGACGTACTTCTGCGACTCGTGCGATAAGCGCGTGAGAGCAGCCAACCGCTGACGCGGACCTAGCGCCGCGCTCTAGAAAAGCCCCAAGCATAAGGACCCAAGGACGGACATCGGCCGTGCGCCGAAGTCGCGCGCCCTTATTTCGCTTTCTTGAGGGGGATATTTCCGATGAGTACTACTCCCAAGCGGGCCTTTTCGCGTTGGAGTATCGGCATCGCATGCGGCGTGCTAGCCGCCGCGGGCGCGATCGCGCTTAGCCCGGCGGTCGCCTCCAGAGCGCCAGGCGGTGACCTATCGATAACGTGCAACAACTCGACGGAGTGCGTGCTCCGCACGAACGCCGGCACCGGACTGGCCATCGAGGGCATCGGCACGCAAAACACCGGCATCGACGGTCAGACGACCGCATTCAACACGAGGTCGAGTTTCTTCGGCGTTCGGGGCAGCGATCTCGCGACACCGAATCCGAACGGCACGCCGTTCAACAATGCGGGCGTGCTCGGCGAGACGTCGACCGGGATCGGCGTCTGGGGCAAAGCCGGGCCGGGCACCGCGATGGTCGCGAACGCGAACGGCGGCGACGGACTCTTCGGCACGACGCAGAGCAACGTCACGGGCATAGCGTCGGCCGGCGTCTTCGGTGAAGACGTGGGCAACTCGTCGCAGGCATTCGGCGTTCTCGGCTTCTCCGGCACCGGCATCGGCATACAAGCCGATCAATTCGAGCGCGGCAGATTCCTCAACGCCGCATTCCTCGGCCTGACGTTCTCGTCAACCATCACGACGGAGTTCCCCGCGGCACCGCCTGGCGGCGTTTTCAACTCCGACATCGGCGAAGGCGTCGTCGCGGAAGCGCAAGGGCACACGGCTGAAGCGCTCGCCGCCGCGAATTTCGGCGGCGGTCCGCTCTTCAGAGCGTACGCGGCCAGCACGGAAAAGCTCGATCTCGACAATGCCGGCAACATGGTCATCGCCGGAACGCTGACGCAGAACGGCACACCGCACGATGCGATGCAGACGTCGAGCGGTAATCGCGTCGTCATGTACGGTCCGATGCAAGCGGTTGCGACCGTGGAAGACGTCGGCGAGGCGCAGCTGTCGGGCGGTCAGGCGTACGTCCACATCGACGCGCGCTTTGCGGGCACTATGGATCTGACGCGCTCGTACCTCGTCTTCCTGACGCCGCAGGGCGACACGCCCGGTCTCTACGTGACGCAGAAGAGCGCTGCGGGTTTCGTGGTCCGCGAGCACGGCGCACGATCGAACATCGTCTTCGACTATCGCATCGTCGCCGCGCCGTACGTATCGCAAGGCGCACGTCTCGCAAACGCCCCATCGATGCTGACGAACGCGTTCACTCGCAGCGTCACGACGCACAAACCGACCGTGCTACCGAACGGCACGATCGCCGTCCGCCACTAGCGGCGCACACTCGACCGCTCCTAAAGAACGAAAAAATGGGAGCGGTCGAGATCTATCTCGACCGCCGCGGTCTAACGGTGTTTAGCGATGCAGCTCTCGGAGCGCCCAGGCCACGGCGATCTGCGTCTTCGCGTCCGGAATCTCGTCGCGTTCGATCATCCGCTGCACGTCCACGACCGCGAATGTCTGGACGTGGAGTACCTCATCGGCCTCAGGCTGCGGTTCGCCCGCGGTCAATCCCTCGGCGACATATAGATGAAGGAGCTCGGAACAAAAACCTGGCGCCGAATAGAACGACCACAACTTGCGCAGAGATTTGCAGCGGTAACCCGTTTCTTCAAGCAGTTCGCGGCGTGCAGCGATGGCCGTGTCCTCGTCGCCGTCGAGCTTGCCGGCCGGAACCTCCCACAACTCACGTCCGATCGCGGGCCGGAACTGGCGCACCAAGACGATCGATGCCGGATCCGGCTGTGCGATGACGCAGACGCCGCCGTTGTGTTCCACGATCTCGACGTCGGAACGGTTTCCGTTCGGATAGATGACGTCGTCCACGCGCACGCCGATGATGCGCCCTTGGAAGATGCGGCGGGTACCCATGACCTGGACCAAGAAACACCTCTCGACCCACAAATCGCTTGAAACCCGTTAGATTGCACCAGCCCCGAGGATATCCATGCGCGAAGTCGTGATCGTCGCCGCGGCGCGAACGCCAATCGGCAAGTATGGCGGCGCGCTGCGCTCGGTACGCCCCGACGACATGTCGGCGCTCGTCTTACGTGCGCTCGTCGAGCGCGCCGCTATCGATCCATCCGACGTCGAAGACGTCATGTGGGGCTGCAGCAATCAGGCCGGCGAGGACAATCGAAACGTCGCGCGCATGGCCGTGCTCGCAGCCGATTTTCCGGAGACGGTACCTGGCACGACGCTCAATCGACTTTGCGGTTCCGGACTCCAGGCGATCAACAGCGCGGCGCAAGCGATCATCGCCGATTGCGGCGACGTCTTCATCGCAGGCGGCGTCGAGAGCATGACGCGCGCGCCGTACGTCATGCCGAAACCCGAAACCGAATTCGCGCGCGCGCCGCAGCTCTACGACACAACGCTCGGCGCCCGCATGTACAACCCGAAGCTCACGGCACGCGGCTATCCTCCGCTGTCGATGGGCGAGACCGCGGAGAACGTCGCAGATCGATACAAGATCTCGCGTCGCGAACAAGACGAGTTCGCGCTGGCGAGCCAACACAAGACGGGCGCGGCGCAGCGCGCCGGCGCATTCGACAGAGAGATCGTCGGCGTGCCGGTCTCGAACGGCAAGGCGAAAAAAGGTACGCCGCCTTCGATCGTCGCCGTCGACGAGCATCCGCGGCCCGATGCCACGCTCGAACAGCTCGCGTCGCTGAAGCCGGCGTTCCGCGAAGG includes the following:
- the uvrA gene encoding excinuclease ABC subunit UvrA, with amino-acid sequence MSARPNGSPIDPHAAPAAPVPVRHGIETIVVKGAREHNLKNIDLTLPRNQLIVITGLSGSGKSSLAFDTIYAEGQRRYVESLSSYARQFLGQMEKPDVDYIEGLSPAISIDQKSTSRNPRSTVGTVTEVYDYLRLLYARIGEPHCPNCGRKITPQTAEQIVEQILALSEGTRIQILAPMVRGRKGEYQKLFEQAIKDGYARVRVDGVIRELREKIDLDKKRKHTVEVVVDRLVIKPDLRKRLTDSVETALRLTQGTVTVLIDRGSAKTGSKNVVGRAKLGDEELNFSEKFACLHCGLSFDELAPRMFSFNSPYGACPECTGLGVKIEIDPRLVIPDRNKSFNEGAVVPWTKGLSWGMNSFYMQQIEALLKEDGFDLDTPIKKIPKDLLDLVLYGFDEDDEKRSFTYRTKSGKKWHYEANYRGIIPGLQKRFDETSSEWVKEELEKLMTSVRCPACKGARLKPESLAVTVGGLSIAKLTGLPVDRALEFVNAMTLSAREEQIARQIVKELKARLGFLVNVGLEYLTLDRSATTLSGGEAQRIRLATQIGSSLVGVLYVLDEPSIGLHQRDNARLLATLKTLRDLGNTLIVVEHDEDTMREADFIVDIGPRAGKDGGRVIAAGSIADIIANPESLTGRFLKGDDIIPIPKRRRTPKGSITVKNARANNLRGIDVTFPLGVLCSVTGVSGSGKSTLVEMVLHRALAHHLHGQPADDTYGRVVGLDQLDKAIVIDQSPIGRTPRSNPATYTGAFDPIRELFSMTPDARVRGYQPGRFSFNVKGGRCESCSGDGIIKIEMHFLPDVYVPCESCKGKRYNQQTLEVKYKGKSIADVLEMRVDEAAEFFANVARVHNKLQTICDVGLGYIQMGQPATTLSGGEAQRVKLATELSRRSTGRTFYILDEPTTGLHFADIAQLLGVLERLVDAGNTVLVIEHNLDVIKTSDFVIDLGPEGGDKGGTIVATGTPEEVAEVPESYTGRYLRRVLADPRAHIAISSEHSAVADFERVNLELLRTLESTKSR
- a CDS encoding PilZ domain-containing protein — encoded protein: MSNGADSRSSHPGAERRAHDRVARSMPVHLHKGQEDKRFDAKIVNISAGGMLIETEMPLSQNDLLTIDLDLAGEKEPIYVYGTVIRNDARGTGVSFVRVSEITSDLINYLIRKTPTA
- the ligA gene encoding NAD-dependent DNA ligase LigA translates to MTAQSVDAKRAAQLRDLLNRYSHEYYILDAPSVDDAEYDRLLRELQALEANHPELQTPDSPTTRVGTAPSSAFTPYKHNIPMLSLGNAFGADELRAWNERVLKASKGDRVAYVAELKIDGLAISLRYENGAFVSGATRGDGSVGENVSSNLRTIRSIPLRLAGKAPRVLEVRGEVYMRRTDFDAMNEKRAAAGEPPFVNPRNAAAGAVRQLDPRITATRPLRFYAYALGDAEPPLRAKTQAELLDELHDFGLPVNTRRKRFVDFDELVAYCEKWEHERATLDFGIDGIVVKIDSLEQQRKLGFVGKDPRWAIAFKYPPEEARTKLLSIEVNVGRTGSVNPYAVLEPVHVGGVTVTTATLHNEDYIHQKDIRPGDIVIVRRAGEVIPEIVGPVVSEREGKRLREWHMPERCPVCGSAIHRAEGEAMAYCTNAACPAQIKEGLRHFASRGAMDIEGLGDKLCEAVVDAGYVRDVADVYALDEARLLKLPRMGEKMASNLLANIEQSKKRPFWRLLYAIGIRFVGAQTAQLLADEFGDVDSLEKVDAVRLQTVEQIGPVLADSIATYFQQPQNRKVIEKLRKAGVTMRGEPASRRSKTGGKVAGKTFVLTGTLANLTREDASAMIVAAGGKVSGSVSKKTDYVVAGESAGSKLSKAESLGVKIIDEDKLRALLS
- a CDS encoding Cof-type HAD-IIB family hydrolase → MSERLALPLPKLIAIDLDGTVLNSMGKISQRTKAAINEVRDRGIRVVIVTYRAYRSAKPHAAELGLHVPLICVNGALVKDASDDSVLEEFSLDRDAAREAVDYGLAHGYDTCLYIGEHYVATADIVSKYGGGWEKHQWLTTPDLRKALEHPTLMVRYFGDNRFEQARLDLRHLDLEEVDDMIDDVFELTFMHKGMSKHFALERFAADLGIAREDVMAIGDGALDAGMVGWAGWGVAMANGAQVTRDVANEVTLSNDDDGVAVVLERLLKSAYEDL
- a CDS encoding NAD(P)H-hydrate dehydratase; protein product: MNALTASEMRQADLRTVEDVGIPPLLLMESAGRAVADLARDFLDDLDGDPIRVAIVAGPGNNGADALVAARYLMQVGFEPDIYMAAKAEDCDELCRAQLDIMEGLGASISFLREQSPEFFRSGLRAAALIIDGLLGTGSSGPLRDQYRTWVNEINIADRDVIAVDVPTGIDPSTGMVAGPAVTATATVTMAAPKVGMLLYPAASYVGELWVAHIGIPPSILAEVGARYHVMTKQQFFYWLPHRSPQANKRTAGDIVIIGGSRQYVGAPVLCAVAAQRTGAGYVTVACPHDASSAISHHLVEQVVTPWPDGDASTIVDFLLELTRHSGAVVIGPGLGREEKTQAIVRGFVRETARPLVVDADALFALAGHTDVVSGKKAVLTPHDGEFARLLGEKADTAISNRIKAADDFASALDATLLLKGPRSIVATKEATYVNLTGNELLATAGSGDVLSGMIGAMLGAGCSSRQAAAIAAYWHGITAAYLHDQKKHSIAAGDISAALQDALHWHDEQEEEDDGYLTRVV
- the acpS gene encoding holo-ACP synthase; this encodes MIIGIGVDIAEVHRYEFDDLKLERFAHKVFTEAEVAHAKRYRYPAERLAGAYAAKEATRKAFGHAIPWRHVGVRHQRSGRPFIELTGRAEQLMSARGVRRMHLTITHSRSDAIAIVILEADDPAGGVMSSPLTGAGEAAAR
- a CDS encoding NUDIX hydrolase, which encodes MVQVMGTRRIFQGRIIGVRVDDVIYPNGNRSDVEIVEHNGGVCVIAQPDPASIVLVRQFRPAIGRELWEVPAGKLDGDEDTAIAARRELLEETGYRCKSLRKLWSFYSAPGFCSELLHLYVAEGLTAGEPQPEADEVLHVQTFAVVDVQRMIERDEIPDAKTQIAVAWALRELHR
- a CDS encoding thiolase family protein → MREVVIVAAARTPIGKYGGALRSVRPDDMSALVLRALVERAAIDPSDVEDVMWGCSNQAGEDNRNVARMAVLAADFPETVPGTTLNRLCGSGLQAINSAAQAIIADCGDVFIAGGVESMTRAPYVMPKPETEFARAPQLYDTTLGARMYNPKLTARGYPPLSMGETAENVADRYKISRREQDEFALASQHKTGAAQRAGAFDREIVGVPVSNGKAKKGTPPSIVAVDEHPRPDATLEQLASLKPAFREGGSVTAGNSSGINDGAAGVVLMSADEANRRGLKALARITTSAVAGVDPNCMGLGPIPSTQKALSRANMRIDDIDLIELNEAFAAQALACARELEMPMDRVNVNGGAIALGHPLGCSGARILVTLLHAMDARDAKRGLATMCIGVGQGIATIVERN